The following DNA comes from Lates calcarifer isolate ASB-BC8 linkage group LG2, TLL_Latcal_v3, whole genome shotgun sequence.
cactgtgtgaaaaaacTGCTAATCACTGAACAAGCACAAAGTTATTTTTCTATGTGACTTTATTGAAGCATTTCTACTGTGCATATAACAAATGACATGAAGATATGTTCTTTTTCTTGttcaataataatttttaataataatatatatcaATAATTTCGTTCCAAATTATTGTGTacattatatttacattgtTAACATACAGTTTTAAATGACACTATGGCCCATGCTATCAGTTTGGCCTGTTGGAAGTTAGCTTTTAAATTCAGACAATAACTTGTTCACGTGATTAAATTGAGTCCAcacttgtttttattgcttggCAGTGAATCATTGCGATGTTTTTCTAATGTCCCCTAAACTAAATAAAAGGTAACACGGCCTGATCTTTGTCATTGGATATGACTGAACCGCTGAACTCGTATGCGCATTGATGGCGCACAGTTGACAGCCGTTGCAAATGTCACCGTCTCATGATCATCAAGTGGTCGAATCTGATTGGTCACTAGCCTGAAAGTCGTATTTTCATTGGTCAGTTGTCGTGGTGCGCTATAGGGTAACAAAACACGCATGTCATTGGTCTGTTTCACATGTCTGCTGATGTGCCGGGTTTaggcaggttttttttattatttcgcaacacaacagcatttagcatttagcatttgagtgctgtttgtttatgtaatCTCTTTTCCGCGGTGTCATTAGGGGTTTCCTGGGCACTGCTAGCCTTATTCAAAAAGGGTGGAGACTGATCTAGACGTAGCAACGTTACATCCATCCATACGTGGCTAACAAACGTTAGCTAGCTGCTCAGTCGATATTCACCGTACCGTCAGAATGGGTGAGGAAATTAACGACAACCTCATAAATACAGGGAATTGCTCTGATAATAACACCAGTGTTGGGGAAAACGGCGAAACAGTGGAGAGTGGTGTACAGTATTACACATTAGAAGACATAAGATTGCATAATATGTGCAATGACACATGGCTCATCATCCACGATAAAGTATACGACATCACAGGTTTCCTTGAAGAGgtaagaaacatttttatttcagctgaaAATACAATTAATGCTGTGATCATTTCAGGTTTCGCCTCAAGCCTTTGGTCACCTTATTTCGGCTAAGACTACTTCCTGGAGTTACAAAACGTAATGAGAGCGTTATGTATCGACGTGTAAGGTTTGCAGTCTGTCTTCATTCAGACTGTCGCTGCTCAGCATTTACACCCAGCCGCTGTAAAGTCATGATCTGAAGTTACCTCAGGGTGAAACGAGGTTATGTCAAGTGGTATTCGGCTACAACTTGTAGCAGTAGTAATGATTAGCTAACGGTTAGCCAGCGTTAGCTAACAACAAGTTAACTAAGTCGCTGTCCAGTGCTTTCATAATGCGTTTATCATATTTGCATAATATTAGACTAAACAGCTGTGTTGTTATCAAGCCGGGATCTGTAACTTTGGctaactgaaaaatgaatgttgtcGGTGCTGTATCCTGAGTTTAGTCAGGCTTACTGTACACAGCTGTAAGATAAGCAGCAGTGTGATAAGAGTGTGTTGTTGAAGTGAGTTTCCTCTGACTTTAACCTGAATATAACCTTATCCTGACTCTTAGCACCGAGGGGGGGCGCTACAGGAACTTGAACAAGTAAAATCAGTTATGGACTCAAAGGCTGCCCTTCTCATAGCCTCAACAACATTACATCTAATCTAATCAGATTAGTGTTAATGCTGTAGGTCCCACAGCATTTTAATGCTGTAGTAGTGGAGCTAATTGTGAAAATCTAAACACAGTTGTGAAGTTTAACTAATGAGAATACATCATGTTTTAGAAACTGATCATATGCTTTGAAATCGCAATGTGAAAAAGAACCAGTAACTTCATGTCAAGTGTAGCGgacaacagtgaaaacagtataATATGTAGAAGTATGAAGTTAAAGTTGCTTAAGTACAGTACTGgagtaaatatacttagttactttcctcCATGCTTTTCACTGTGATTTCAAGTGTAGAGTTTAAAACTTAAGCATAGAAATGAACcttgagaaaaaaatgaagttaACAAGCTCAACACTCTGTCAACCCATTCTGTGGTTCCAGCATCCGGGAGGTGAGGAGGTTTTGCTGGAGCAGGCAGGTGCAGACGCCACAGAGAGCTTTGAGGATGTGGGTCACTCCACAGATGCCAGGGAGATGCTCCAGCAGTACTACATTGGGGAGCTTCACATGGTAAGATCTCATTTCACATTCCTAACATCTAACAAGTCATTATCAGTGCTTAAATCTAACTTAATCAAGCAGAATAATTCATCACTGTCACCAGACCTCTTTGAGAAAAGGTGACAATTTGTTGCACAAAAGCAGCATGCAGTAATTTGGATTTTACAGGCTAGTCAGCAGGTTTAGTTACTGTAACATCCTTTAAGTGTGGACATTAGCTCTGTAcccacatttgtttttactgccaGAAACTGTAAAGTACAGTCTCAAGTTTTTCCCGTTCTTCCCTTTAGTTTTCTATCCAAAAGCAAAATGTTAAGTCTGTTGGAGACTCATTAGCCATTGAGTAGATGGTGTATAACAGTACAGTCAGAGTTAGtataacatcatcatcatcattccaACATGAAGGGACGGGCTTTCTACAGTCAGAGACTTTAGCATGCCCAGTTTGATTAAGTCAGACTGTTGAAGACTCATTATCTTCTAGTGAACATCACAgtacatttttacataaaagtGAGGATTTTGTCACTTGCACTGAAAGTGTTTAAGGGGGGGGGGATCTCAGTGGCCAGATCGAGTGATTACAGAGAGCAAAACCGGTTTAAAGGTACATATGGACATAGATCAGTTGCTTCAAGACAGAAGTAATAAATTGGTAAACTGATCCTTTAactgacagcaaacacaacaggagCCCCTCCTACAGCAAACAGTGACACAAAGtgagaaacaacaacagagaaagtTGCATTTTCAAGGAAAGTTTCAAATTTTCCCTCTTTGCTATTTAGTATTTACACTGTTTTACACAGGCACAGTGTGCCACGTCTTCTTCAGTAAATATCAAGATAACATTGTTGAAATGTACCTTCTCGTGTTATTTAAGTTACATGTTGCTACATCActagttttgctgttgttttttaaacagtgttttctaatatgaatttatttcatttctttgtaGGATGACAGGAAAAAGGTGACAACAAAGGTAAGCTCAAAATCATAGGAACAGACTTTACAAATACAAACTCTGGTTTGTGTCTAAATCGTACAATATCTATTTTCTAATTTAcatctgttttctgctgcaggaGGTAAATGTCACAAATTCAGGAGAGTCCAGGTGAGTCATCATCATGAACACCCATGTTTACAGTTTTCACATTTGTGCTAGGTCTCTTGAACATTGAGTTTATAGTGAGCAAAGTCGTCTGTGATACTGGCAGGtcagaaaaaatataataagTGAGAAGAAAAACGGTGCAAATGATTTGTTGTATGTTTGTGAATCCctgtaaatatgtttaaaaaacatacaaCTAAATATTATAATTAACATGTGATTATTGATGACTTCCTCTCATGTTTATTAATATAAACACTGATATATCCACCAGTTAAAAAAGCAGCGAGTCATAACCGTATGTAATCCATATCTTTATCTTATTTTTCTAGTGGTTGGACCACGTGGTTGATACCTGCTGTCGTCGCGATCGCTGTTGGTTTCATGTATCGTTACTACATGCTCGAACACAAGTCCTCTTGAGTGCTGGCGTCCTGCTTCCATCTCTTTCTGTTCATCTGGAGGCCTTGAGATGTTTGACCAAATCCTCCTTACATCCAACGCACACAAATTAGGAGTGTCTGCATCTGCAACAAGAAAAGGAGGGGAGTAGTTTGATAAAGTACTTTTGTCCTTGTCCGTCTACATAGAGTGCACCAAATAGACAGTTGGGCAGAGactttattaaattggctgccttcagtttctttgtgtttcattgtcaCTATGCCTGTATGTCAttcatgttaaatgttgtctttaACTTAAACTTTCATATGCATTTGACCCAGTTTGTATGGTTATTACATATTTGCCCTCTGAGAGAAAGGTTTTGTTAACAGCCTGGTTCACCTGCACCATCATGAAGTATGCACAGTGGTGATACAATCAGGGTAATCGTTAACAGTGACCATTCTACTTTTTACTCTGAATTCTATCTTTCAGTACATTTTCTTAGTTttaataaagagagaaatgttACTGCTACCCTACTCCCAGTAAGAATCACAAGTTTATTCCATTCACTCCTTACTGCACAGTTCTCAGCTGCATTCATCATTTGGTTGTAAATGCATAATCTTTCCAATTATCTAAATGCACTGTCAGATTTTTGTGTGTAGTTGGTGAATTATATTGTATCAGTGATTATTTAAGATAGCATGAGTTCAGAATATTTTCTACAGGAATTTGTGTAAATGTTCAAAATACTGACCAATAGATAAATATAAATTTATGTAGTATGTAAGAGTACAGTAATATTTTATTATGCAGAAATAATAGCTGACAGTGAATGACTGAGTGGAGACCCTTGAAAGAAGAGACGTATTTGTTCTTTGATTGTTCTGTCCTTAAATTTGATCTCACTATGCCATTtgttatttaactttgtttcaTTCTAATGCATCTTAACAGAGTGTTCTAGATGAATGGTGCTGGCAGACTGTCACTGGAGGGTTTGAATTATATAGAATGAAGTCTcgtgtgtgtttcctgtttggcAGCTGTTGGTAAATTGAATGACTTGCCAGTTGAAATTAGAGCCATAGATGAGCCACAGTTGGTTACGACACATATTTAATAATCTGTTTTAGTTGCTCAGCCTTTTTGAAATTTCTTGGTTGCTGTTCAGAAGAGAAGAGCTTTGCATCATGCAGTTTGCTGTATATCCTgaaataaaccatttatttcatattactattgaaaacattttcatctaCAAAGGTCATAACAATTTGAAAAACACTTATCACCTGTCCATTCACAAAAGTTCCAAATTTCTGAATATAACTTGCTGCTATTTTTACAGGTGACTACAAATTTACTCAGACGTCGAAGTGTAGTTGGTTGACTATAAATATCTGCCATCTCTTTACATTTCAGCTGCCATTTCCTGTCATTAAAATTATCTTTGAATAAAATTAATCTTTCTGAAAGTGTGACCAGTCACTGATTTACTGTTCAAATAACACATAAATATGTTTACATACATGacatgatgttttctttttgtgtaatCACAGTGTGGGATGAAGATTATCACTGttaactgttgtttgtttagtcaACTGTTCTGGAAAGTCTCTGTGCCTGTGGCAGGTGTCAGACAAATACgacaaaacatacagagagacacaggagaaaacCAAGTGCTCTGTGCACAGAGCAAGAAAACCTGTGTGTTGAGCCAACACTAGATACTGTATTCAAACAGCCTTTTACGCAGAAGAAAATATTAcagcaataaataaatcaatcatCACATTCAAGGCCCCAAAACATCTGGAATTTGAGTGTCTGAATAACCTAAATAGCTTTAAAGAGATGATTTAAAAATCCCTGACAAAACAATATAAGGTCTGAAACTAGTTTATTTGCtcataaatgatttaaatgtgaCAGATGGTTGTAGAAGAATATGATGGACAAActaatttagaaaacaaacattggTACGTTGGGCAGAGATGACAGACATCAACTAACATCTGCTCCTGATAAACCTGTAATTGGTGGAAATCAGCCTCTGAACTGAGCAGCCGACCTCAATTATTGTTGAGGTCATTCAcaagtttaaaatgtgaaaacacaaatgcaggCCGGTCGGGGCCACAGCTGCAGGTGCTGTGTGATGTGGAGGTCCACTGTGACTGACACATCATCACTTCACCACGAGAGGAGGCAGCTACtcagagtgaagctgctgctctggtGTTGCAGCTTTGTATCCTGTGTGGTCACCACAACATCAGCCGCCCTCTGTATAAAtacaattacaacaaaaatgacaaattccTTGTGTTGGTAAATATCTACCATTACGTCCTTCTGCCTTCCCTTTAAAAATTCATGAAGTCAATAATGGATAGTGTCTCATGACAGCACTGTGCTAATTTCAAAGGAATACAGATATGAAAAATTCAACAGCTGGGTTTAATTTCACTCCGTGGTCGAGCTCGTTCATACCCTGATGAACAAACACCATGAGCTGCTTTAATAAACTGCctaacactgacacactgcagTGATGTACAGGGAGGTGAGTGGCAGAGGGCAAAGTGACTGAATACTCCCCATACTCCCATATCCTTTAGTTAAAAAGCTTCTCATTGCAGTAAATGCAGTCATCTGCATCTactctgatttgtttttcttaggTAACCATTTCACAGTGCAACACTGGCACAAACTGAATAATACTTGAGTCCTGCGTACGCCGGCTCCCCTCAGCTATTTTTCCCCATGGAGAGGAGCAGGAAGCAGTGATTGAAATTAAAGCCTTTCCATCTGCAACCTCCACAAGAGCCCTCACAGTGCAAGAGTGGCCATGACCAGCAAAGCACAGAAAGCACAAATCAACACCCATTGATTCACCCTTTTTAATCAGGTGGGACATTTTCAAGCACCACATGCCCTCTCGTTACATAAACCGATGAATTCTTTTCAAAAGAACAAAGAATGGAATCATTACCACATTTACTACTTTTATTAAAATTGTTAAATGTGCATCAGCACCACAGTTTTAGAAACTGAGAAACAACAGGGAGCAACTGTAATCACCAAAACACTACAAACACTCTATAGTCTGAAATGACAGCAATTCATTCTGCTGAACACCACAACAGACAGATCAttatcacaaacacactgatggtGGAGGCGCCGAGGACTTTTTGCCATGCCATACTTTATAGAAACACAAGGTGGCACTATAACCTCAGGATGTTAATATGTGGTTTGATTTGGCTTTTACCAGAAAACGGGAAAATACACAGTTTATTAAAACAGTCATCTGACTTCTGCACCCACTGATAAATTCATCACAGAATTCATAAGAGTTTATCTGCAGGTTGTCATGGGCATGGaacaacagtaaacacaataaacacagcGTTGTCACACGTGGTGGGAAACACATTACACAAcgatgaaaaacaaaaacacctgcCACATTGTCACTGTGATACTGATACAGAGAGATGGTTTGAAATAATATCCAAAGATATTCTACTGACTAAACATTTGGACTGTTTTTTTCCACgtctgaaactgttttattttagttttactgtGCATGAGGAACAAAATGTTACAATAGAAGCCTTTTCCCTCAGTTTTTGACCCAGAGAGCATAAAACCCAGCGGCTATTTTACctccctgtctgcctgctgtggcAGCAATTATGACCAGACAGAATAACGAGCTCTTATGAGACAGCGTTTTCTATCTGTGGGAGTGTATGAAGCCCTCAGATAGACATCATTCACCATGGCTGCATCGCATGTCATTCCTATCAGCAGTCATCCTCAAGGAGAGCTGAGGCTGCTAATGCACAACACTCCAGTGTCCTGGGAGACCGGCTCGGCAAAAATCTCAAACCGCTGGAAAAACACTTTTGTGGATGCAGCGGGGATAAACATGATCCCTGACGAACGGTTTGAGAAAACTGAAACGTCACCTATTCATGGgatttttattcagtatttgTCTTATATGAGAAATTAGTTAAACTCCAACTccttattgtttgttttcaggcaTGTAGAGACACTATGGTCGCAGAGATACACTCAGTGTCTGATATTCTGTCTGCAGAGGGAATCCCAGGTGGATTTTCCAACTTTGACAGCTGCCTAAAAGGTTCACTTAAAAACCCCGACCTCCCACACTGAAAACATCCCCAGCTTTACTGCAgtctgagagacctggaccatgaaaacattaaatcagATTTCCCTTCCTGCAGGTCATGTTCCATATCCTCGGCCTTTGCATCAAACCACATTGATATAAGTTCAGAAAATATC
Coding sequences within:
- the LOC108890629 gene encoding cytochrome b5, with the translated sequence MGEEINDNLINTGNCSDNNTSVGENGETVESGVQYYTLEDIRLHNMCNDTWLIIHDKVYDITGFLEEHPGGEEVLLEQAGADATESFEDVGHSTDAREMLQQYYIGELHMDDRKKVTTKEVNVTNSGESSGWTTWLIPAVVAIAVGFMYRYYMLEHKSS